The Candidatus Krumholzibacteriota bacterium genome contains a region encoding:
- a CDS encoding sigma 54-interacting transcriptional regulator, which yields MEPEILLKKIDAQIEAEDYIKALEIVKSSGPLDELVSIPSDIHRDLSVLFAKVHYYNHDYRQAGLYLSGLTPLYKNLSCHRDYIFVRSQLYLMEGEPEKALRQIDEALCHEEAGWSRNDEFFLKFCLGKSHFWKGDYLNANLHFQACYQFYGTGNHQMMLGNVLYMLGYTAFQRCFFDQADSFYRKAIGAFRSAGSNSQLAATFHMIGILSYRTGKYSIAEEYLLQSRKYFKKVKSNPGIIESYIAQGRVKMFRNDLSQAFSLISRARERAGESGYKRGTALALEFMGEIEHRRNNYDRSLFYLVEAEKLALEIAPNGDIAVEVFRRLGELYTSMGRLKEATEILGKALELSKYLHDDYELACILRTYALVESKMNNPELSRSYFSEAISLFSIIKERNELASTYITAAKIYIDYVTSSGQEIKDTRIFLDEAREFSTEAAHLYDALELPEPCALCEEFSNRLMNDFYQKKELSGYEEISFKPSWLYDGFVVARSDHMRKIVKKASSFAPSTMPVLITGETGTGKEIIAKLLHQKSTRESGPFVAVNCASIPGSVFESEMFGHRKGAFTGADRDHIGLIEMASGGTLFLDEISELTLSQQAKLLRVFQEQKIRRIGESIERTIDVRLVSASNQNMELLLRDGSLRQDFYYRVLTANIEIEPLRRRKNDIEALFAYYMLESGCESKIEEGVTDLLKSYYWPGNVRQLISVVRVLALIGNSRSCICKNDLPLKIRNYPIFGAGHTASESANILKTKDIPSIGLTRNRDDIKQLIISSLLKYNGNKSATARGLGISRSTLYRTLKDIGIS from the coding sequence ATGGAACCCGAAATATTATTAAAAAAGATAGATGCCCAGATTGAAGCTGAGGATTATATCAAAGCCCTGGAGATCGTAAAATCCTCGGGGCCCCTGGATGAATTAGTCTCCATCCCTTCCGATATCCATCGGGACCTCTCGGTGCTATTCGCCAAGGTCCATTATTATAACCATGATTACAGGCAGGCGGGATTATACCTTTCAGGCCTTACCCCTCTGTATAAGAACCTTTCATGCCATAGAGATTATATATTTGTAAGATCTCAACTCTATCTGATGGAAGGGGAACCGGAAAAAGCTCTACGACAGATCGATGAGGCACTCTGCCATGAAGAGGCCGGATGGTCACGGAATGATGAATTCTTCCTAAAGTTCTGCCTGGGAAAATCTCACTTCTGGAAGGGAGATTACCTCAACGCCAATCTCCATTTCCAAGCCTGCTATCAGTTCTATGGTACAGGCAACCACCAGATGATGCTCGGCAATGTGCTGTATATGCTCGGCTACACGGCGTTCCAGCGATGCTTCTTCGATCAGGCTGATTCTTTCTATAGAAAAGCGATCGGAGCATTCAGGTCAGCAGGCAGCAACTCCCAGCTTGCCGCCACTTTTCACATGATAGGCATATTGTCATACCGAACCGGGAAATATTCGATCGCGGAGGAATATCTCCTTCAATCAAGAAAATATTTTAAAAAGGTGAAGAGTAATCCTGGTATCATAGAATCATACATCGCCCAGGGCCGCGTAAAGATGTTCCGAAACGATCTTTCACAGGCCTTTTCCCTGATAAGCAGGGCGCGCGAAAGAGCCGGAGAAAGCGGATATAAACGCGGTACAGCGCTTGCTCTCGAGTTTATGGGGGAGATCGAACATCGCAGGAACAATTATGACAGGTCCCTGTTTTATCTTGTCGAGGCGGAAAAACTCGCTCTTGAGATAGCTCCCAACGGAGATATCGCGGTCGAGGTCTTCAGACGCCTCGGAGAACTGTACACATCGATGGGCAGGCTGAAAGAAGCTACCGAAATACTCGGAAAGGCACTTGAACTATCGAAATATCTCCATGACGATTACGAGCTTGCCTGTATTCTACGCACGTATGCCCTCGTTGAATCGAAGATGAATAACCCCGAACTTTCCCGTTCCTATTTCAGCGAAGCGATATCGCTGTTCAGCATCATAAAGGAGCGCAACGAACTTGCCAGCACGTATATCACGGCGGCAAAAATATACATCGATTATGTCACTTCGTCGGGACAGGAGATAAAAGACACAAGGATATTCCTCGATGAAGCGAGAGAATTCTCAACCGAAGCCGCGCACCTTTATGACGCCCTTGAACTGCCCGAACCTTGCGCCTTGTGCGAAGAATTCTCCAACAGATTAATGAACGATTTCTATCAGAAAAAAGAGCTGTCCGGCTACGAAGAGATATCGTTCAAACCGTCCTGGTTGTATGACGGTTTTGTTGTGGCCAGGTCCGATCATATGAGGAAAATAGTCAAAAAAGCATCCTCTTTCGCTCCAAGCACGATGCCAGTCCTTATAACCGGTGAGACAGGCACGGGCAAGGAGATCATCGCGAAACTTCTACATCAGAAAAGCACGCGCGAATCGGGACCTTTTGTCGCGGTCAATTGCGCTTCGATCCCGGGATCGGTATTCGAAAGCGAGATGTTCGGTCACAGAAAAGGAGCCTTTACCGGAGCTGACAGGGATCATATAGGTCTGATAGAGATGGCCTCAGGCGGAACGTTGTTTCTTGATGAAATATCGGAACTCACGCTTTCCCAGCAAGCCAAGCTTCTCAGGGTATTTCAGGAGCAGAAGATAAGACGGATCGGGGAATCGATAGAACGGACGATAGACGTACGTCTTGTCTCTGCTTCGAACCAGAATATGGAACTGCTTCTGCGCGACGGCTCGTTGAGACAGGATTTTTACTACCGCGTTTTGACCGCCAACATCGAAATAGAGCCTTTAAGAAGAAGAAAAAACGATATTGAAGCCCTGTTCGCCTATTACATGCTCGAAAGCGGCTGCGAGTCGAAGATCGAGGAAGGTGTTACAGATCTTCTGAAGAGCTATTACTGGCCGGGGAATGTCAGACAGCTGATCAGCGTGGTGAGAGTGCTCGCCCTGATCGGAAACAGCCGGAGTTGTATCTGCAAAAATGATCTTCCGTTGAAGATAAGGAACTATCCTATATTCGGGGCGGGCCACACGGCGAGCGAGTCGGCCAATATACTTAAAACGAAGGATATCCCCTCCATCGGTCTTACGAGAAACCGCGACGATATCAAGCAACTGATCATATCGAGCCTTCTTAAGTATAACGGGAACAAATCCGCTACAGCAAGAGGCCTCGGCATATCAAGAAGCACGTTGTACAGGACTCTCAAGGATATAGGGATATCCTGA
- a CDS encoding amidophosphoribosyltransferase encodes MSGLFGVVSEKSCNELLLYGTDYHSHLGTQFGGIALLGEDFYRQIHNISQSQFKSKFFEDIFNARGTMGIGVISAFDEQPVYLHSKFGSFCIITDGFIDNANKLAEELLEDGVTFSEVGSGSVNFTELVAKLITRGEDLVDGIEKMFDAIDGSCSLLLLHNDGIYAARDRFGYSSLTIGKRDDAWAVASETVAFPNNHLQTVKSLDPGEIVLIGRDGLVQKKKGKSKNQICAFLWIYTGFPASDYEGVNTEAVRERCGRCLARRDKDIEADLVAGIPDSGTAHAIGYAMESGKPYRRPLVKYTPGYGRSYTPPSQATRDHIARMKLVPVKEIIDGNRVVICEDSIVRGTQLKNFTTKKLWEGGAKEIHARPACPPLMFPCRFNLSTRDIDELAARRAIKALEGRDISDISEYIDHTSEKYRRMIDWIADDLEVTTLRYQTIDDMVEAIGLPKEDLCLYCWTGDYPRPGGQEDKD; translated from the coding sequence ATGAGCGGATTGTTCGGAGTCGTTTCAGAAAAAAGTTGCAACGAACTGTTGTTGTACGGGACCGATTATCATTCTCATCTCGGAACACAATTCGGTGGAATAGCGCTTCTGGGAGAAGATTTTTACAGGCAGATCCATAACATCAGCCAGAGCCAGTTCAAATCCAAATTTTTCGAGGATATTTTCAACGCGCGCGGAACCATGGGAATAGGAGTGATCAGCGCTTTCGACGAACAACCCGTGTATCTGCATTCAAAATTCGGATCATTCTGCATAATAACCGACGGATTCATAGATAACGCCAACAAGCTTGCCGAAGAACTTCTCGAAGATGGCGTGACATTCAGCGAGGTGGGGAGCGGATCGGTCAATTTTACCGAGCTGGTGGCGAAACTCATTACCCGCGGGGAAGATCTGGTAGATGGTATCGAAAAGATGTTTGATGCGATTGACGGTTCATGTTCGCTTTTATTGCTTCACAATGATGGGATCTACGCCGCCAGGGACAGGTTTGGATATTCATCGCTGACAATAGGAAAAAGGGATGACGCGTGGGCTGTTGCTTCTGAGACTGTGGCCTTTCCGAACAACCATCTACAGACCGTCAAATCACTTGATCCTGGCGAGATCGTGCTGATAGGCAGGGATGGCCTGGTCCAGAAAAAAAAGGGAAAGAGTAAAAACCAGATATGCGCGTTTCTATGGATATATACCGGTTTTCCCGCCTCCGATTATGAGGGTGTCAACACTGAAGCGGTCAGGGAGAGATGCGGGAGATGCCTGGCGAGAAGAGACAAGGATATAGAAGCCGATCTTGTCGCCGGTATCCCGGATTCAGGCACTGCTCATGCCATCGGATACGCCATGGAATCAGGTAAGCCTTACCGGCGCCCGCTGGTCAAGTACACTCCGGGGTACGGAAGGAGCTACACTCCTCCGTCGCAGGCAACGCGCGATCACATAGCGAGGATGAAACTTGTTCCCGTAAAGGAGATCATCGACGGCAACAGGGTCGTGATCTGCGAAGATTCGATAGTCCGTGGAACACAGCTGAAAAATTTCACGACAAAAAAACTGTGGGAAGGGGGAGCGAAAGAGATACATGCCCGGCCGGCGTGCCCACCTCTCATGTTTCCCTGCAGATTCAACCTGTCGACCAGGGATATCGATGAGCTCGCCGCGAGAAGAGCGATAAAAGCCCTGGAAGGCAGGGATATTTCCGACATCTCGGAATATATTGACCATACATCGGAAAAATACAGACGGATGATCGATTGGATCGCTGATGATCTCGAAGTGACGACTCTGAGATATCAGACGATCGACGATATGGTCGAGGCGATAGGACTGCCGAAAGAGGACCTTTGCCTTTACTGCTGGACGGGAGATTATCCCAGGCCCGGCGGGCAGGAGGATAAGGATTGA
- the obgE gene encoding GTPase ObgE has translation MMIFIDRVEIYVRAGRGGDGCVSFRREKHVPRGGPDGGDGGRGGDVMIAVESQMRTLLDLRYKRDYKARNGSQGEGSRKTGKSADPVVIKVPPGTLVEDIDRGEVVADLTADSETIMVAEGGRGGKGNFVFRSARNQAPRKATPGKPGSERNLRLTLKLIADVGLVGLPNAGKSTLLSSVSEARPLIAEYPFSTLSPNLGIVQIDRSASFCMVDIPGLIEGAHTGKGLGLQFLQHVERCRLLLLVIDIGGGVPPGEAYRQLMEELGAYSAKLLDLPRFVALNKIDILPEGSREDLFEPPGKEKVFRISAVSGEGIDELVKFLYQKVFEELQAEKEESFTFNPAEETGRDE, from the coding sequence ATCATGATATTTATAGACAGGGTGGAGATCTATGTAAGAGCCGGCAGGGGCGGCGATGGATGCGTCAGTTTCCGGAGAGAGAAACACGTTCCCAGAGGAGGGCCCGATGGGGGTGACGGGGGCCGCGGTGGTGACGTTATGATCGCCGTGGAATCGCAGATGAGGACCCTTCTGGATCTGCGGTACAAAAGAGATTACAAGGCCAGGAACGGTTCACAGGGTGAAGGATCGAGAAAAACCGGCAAAAGCGCTGATCCCGTAGTAATAAAGGTTCCGCCGGGAACTCTCGTGGAGGATATCGACAGAGGTGAAGTCGTTGCCGATCTTACGGCAGACTCGGAAACGATAATGGTCGCCGAAGGTGGCCGTGGTGGTAAAGGAAATTTTGTCTTCAGAAGCGCGAGGAACCAGGCTCCCAGAAAAGCTACCCCGGGAAAGCCGGGAAGTGAGAGAAATCTCCGACTGACCCTGAAGCTGATCGCCGATGTCGGACTGGTCGGCCTTCCTAATGCCGGTAAATCGACGCTGCTCAGTTCGGTCAGTGAAGCCCGTCCCCTGATAGCGGAATATCCTTTTTCGACTCTCAGTCCCAACCTGGGGATCGTACAGATAGACAGATCGGCCTCTTTCTGCATGGTGGATATCCCCGGCCTGATCGAGGGAGCCCATACCGGTAAAGGATTGGGACTGCAGTTTCTGCAGCATGTTGAGAGGTGCAGATTATTGCTGCTCGTGATCGATATAGGAGGGGGAGTACCTCCCGGAGAGGCCTACAGGCAGTTGATGGAAGAACTTGGTGCTTACAGCGCAAAACTGCTCGATCTTCCAAGGTTTGTCGCGTTGAACAAGATAGATATTTTGCCGGAAGGCAGTCGCGAGGATCTGTTCGAACCCCCGGGGAAAGAAAAAGTTTTCAGGATATCGGCCGTATCGGGAGAGGGGATCGATGAGCTTGTGAAGTTTCTGTATCAGAAGGTCTTCGAAGAACTCCAGGCCGAGAAAGAAGAAAGCTTCACATTTAATCCGGCTGAAGAGACCGGAAGGGATGAATGA
- a CDS encoding FAD-binding protein has protein sequence MKDRIEELARRIGSLDIRTEAYYRYAYNYDATGRHGDCDAVVFPRGLTDLVSILREASRLSIPSFVRGAGTGFSGGSVPQGGGIVISTEKIRKILRLEIDSARVEVEAGLVNRKLQDFLAPRGWFYPPDPASMNVSTIGGNIAENAGGPRAYKYGVTRRYIRSLTWITTDGEVIESPLEGPAALIPGSEGTLGVLYSAVLSIVPLPVSYKASIVKVPGDIEAMETASELLSTGLCPGVLEFIDAKTMECVSGYQEVELFDSRGSYLFFEIDGSHGEVMDQQKILDSFISDKGYEILTAENEKEREILWELRRSISPSLARRGITKVNEDISLPLGKLKDIIGFIETLASELRLDCYLFGHCGDGNLHVNIMTDRRRADEMRRTEVFVERLFSKVVELRGTLSGEHGIGITKNRYLEMLFSQDELRLQKQIKNIFDNGGTLNPGKYFSS, from the coding sequence ATGAAAGACAGGATTGAAGAACTCGCCCGAAGGATCGGCAGCCTGGATATAAGGACCGAAGCTTACTACCGATACGCGTATAATTACGATGCTACCGGCAGGCATGGTGATTGCGATGCCGTTGTATTTCCGCGTGGTCTCACCGATCTGGTCTCGATCCTGCGTGAAGCTTCCCGGCTATCGATACCATCTTTCGTGCGGGGTGCCGGAACGGGATTCTCCGGAGGCTCAGTACCACAGGGCGGCGGGATCGTCATTTCAACTGAGAAGATCAGAAAAATACTCAGACTTGAGATCGACAGCGCGCGGGTCGAAGTGGAGGCCGGGCTGGTTAACAGAAAATTGCAGGATTTCCTTGCGCCCCGGGGGTGGTTCTATCCTCCCGATCCCGCGAGTATGAACGTTTCGACTATCGGAGGGAATATTGCCGAGAATGCCGGTGGCCCACGGGCGTATAAATATGGAGTGACGAGGCGTTATATCCGGTCATTGACCTGGATAACCACCGATGGAGAGGTGATCGAATCTCCTCTCGAGGGCCCGGCGGCCCTGATACCGGGATCGGAAGGCACTCTTGGCGTGCTCTATTCGGCAGTACTGTCGATCGTTCCCTTACCGGTCTCGTACAAGGCATCCATAGTGAAGGTGCCCGGGGATATCGAAGCTATGGAAACAGCCTCGGAGCTGCTTTCGACCGGATTATGCCCAGGCGTCCTGGAGTTTATCGACGCGAAGACGATGGAGTGCGTATCAGGTTACCAGGAGGTTGAACTTTTCGACAGCAGGGGAAGCTACCTCTTTTTTGAGATCGATGGCAGCCACGGCGAGGTCATGGATCAGCAGAAGATACTCGATTCGTTCATCTCGGATAAAGGATATGAGATACTCACCGCTGAAAACGAAAAAGAAAGAGAGATTCTATGGGAGTTAAGAAGATCGATCAGTCCCAGCCTGGCGAGACGGGGAATAACAAAAGTTAATGAAGATATTTCTCTTCCACTGGGGAAACTGAAGGACATCATCGGATTCATCGAAACTTTAGCCTCGGAACTCAGACTGGATTGTTATCTGTTCGGTCATTGCGGTGATGGGAATCTTCACGTGAATATCATGACCGACAGGCGGCGCGCAGATGAGATGAGACGGACAGAGGTTTTCGTGGAGAGATTATTCTCGAAAGTCGTCGAACTGCGCGGAACGTTGAGCGGCGAACATGGAATAGGGATCACAAAAAACAGGTATCTCGAAATGCTCTTCAGCCAGGATGAACTGAGGCTGCAGAAACAGATCAAGAATATTTTCGATAACGGAGGAACACTTAACCCGGGGAAGTATTTTTCATCATGA
- a CDS encoding pyridoxal phosphate-dependent aminotransferase, with protein MAGIVSKRARLIEPSITLSLNTKANALKEAGEDVVGLAAGEPDFQTPDIIKAAGIRAIEEGKTRYTPAAGIKQLREAVAGEYSRLLGVEYGWKEVVISHGAKHSIFNALFVLTDPGDEVLITTPYWVSYPEMIKLVGAEPRIIELGEETGYRLTVDHLKKQMETSRPKAILLNSPNNPAGIVYTPGELEDIGRFLLDEGIALISDEIYEFLVYGDAKHKSPVSLIPELKDQSVVITGVSKSYAMTGWRIGFALAADNTAFRMGAYQAHATGCPNAISQWAALEAVEKGNDDRDRMRAEFEKRKDMFGERLSRIPGISYPDPDGAFYFLTDVSSYYKACGVKGSGDFCEKLLKEKGLLVIPGGPFGCDNMIRFSFAAGIDQLNMALDRFESFIADYSK; from the coding sequence GTGGCGGGAATAGTCAGCAAAAGAGCAAGATTGATAGAACCTTCGATAACACTCAGCCTGAATACAAAAGCGAACGCGCTGAAGGAAGCGGGAGAAGACGTAGTCGGACTCGCCGCGGGGGAACCTGATTTTCAGACGCCGGATATAATCAAGGCTGCCGGGATCAGGGCAATAGAGGAGGGAAAGACCAGGTATACTCCGGCCGCCGGTATAAAACAGCTCAGGGAGGCTGTCGCCGGAGAGTATTCCAGGCTCCTTGGAGTTGAATATGGCTGGAAAGAAGTAGTCATTTCGCATGGAGCGAAACATTCGATCTTCAACGCCCTTTTTGTCCTTACCGATCCGGGTGACGAGGTGTTGATCACTACTCCTTACTGGGTCAGTTATCCGGAGATGATCAAGCTCGTAGGCGCGGAGCCCAGGATCATAGAGCTTGGTGAAGAGACTGGCTATAGACTCACCGTCGATCATCTGAAAAAGCAGATGGAAACTTCCAGGCCGAAGGCTATCCTTCTTAATTCGCCCAACAACCCGGCGGGAATAGTCTACACTCCGGGGGAACTCGAAGATATAGGCCGGTTTCTGCTGGATGAGGGAATAGCCCTGATAAGCGACGAGATTTATGAATTTCTCGTTTATGGCGACGCGAAGCATAAGTCTCCGGTCAGTCTCATTCCGGAATTGAAGGATCAGAGCGTGGTGATCACGGGAGTCTCAAAAAGCTACGCTATGACGGGATGGCGGATTGGATTCGCTCTAGCCGCCGATAATACCGCTTTCAGGATGGGAGCGTACCAGGCTCACGCGACAGGGTGTCCAAACGCGATATCGCAATGGGCGGCGCTCGAGGCCGTGGAAAAGGGTAATGATGATCGGGACCGGATGAGAGCCGAGTTTGAAAAAAGAAAAGATATGTTCGGCGAGCGGCTTTCAAGGATCCCCGGAATCAGTTATCCCGATCCTGATGGAGCGTTCTATTTTTTAACGGATGTTTCATCATATTATAAAGCCTGTGGGGTAAAGGGAAGCGGAGATTTTTGCGAGAAGCTGCTAAAGGAGAAAGGACTGCTCGTTATTCCGGGCGGTCCGTTCGGTTGCGATAATATGATCAGGTTTTCGTTCGCGGCCGGCATCGATCAGCTGAACATGGCGCTGGACAGGTTTGAGAGCTTTATTGCCGACTATAGCAAGTGA
- the coaD gene encoding pantetheine-phosphate adenylyltransferase, with the protein MKEKTALYPGTFDPITNGHVDLVKRISRIFDKVTVAVAAGVHKSPLLDLEQRYQLVRESLSGMERVEVVTFDGLLVDEFREREVNVVIRGLRAVSDFEYELMIALMNRKLNPDFETVFLMPDERYIYLHSSLVKEIYRLGGDIKCLVPDVVVDRLSQWNPR; encoded by the coding sequence TTGAAAGAAAAGACAGCGCTTTATCCCGGAACATTCGATCCGATCACCAACGGTCATGTCGACCTGGTCAAACGTATCTCGAGGATATTCGATAAAGTCACGGTCGCCGTGGCGGCGGGAGTGCACAAATCTCCACTTCTCGATCTGGAACAGAGATATCAGCTTGTCAGGGAATCCCTTTCCGGTATGGAGAGGGTCGAGGTAGTCACTTTCGACGGGTTGTTGGTCGACGAGTTCAGGGAACGTGAGGTGAATGTCGTAATAAGAGGTTTGAGAGCGGTGTCGGATTTTGAGTATGAACTGATGATCGCTCTTATGAACAGGAAACTAAACCCGGATTTCGAGACGGTATTCCTCATGCCCGACGAGAGGTATATATATCTTCACAGTTCGCTCGTGAAAGAGATCTACAGGTTGGGCGGCGATATCAAGTGCCTTGTACCCGATGTCGTCGTCGACAGGCTCAGTCAATGGAATCCAAGGTAA
- the rsmD gene encoding 16S rRNA (guanine(966)-N(2))-methyltransferase RsmD — MRVIAGKFRGVALRGGKGPQFRPTAQVVKGSIFDSLYSEVQGAVILDLFAGSGSLGIEALSRGASRVRFIEQDSTAIRALRTNIERCRIEPAAAEVRNADAVKFLEKAIKSGDNYDIILADPPYASQLGKKLADMISISNKPVCRYFIVETGQEFDMDEKGSLEKIRTRKFGQTVITYLRFKDIEDRDPE; from the coding sequence ATGAGAGTGATCGCTGGAAAATTCAGGGGAGTGGCCCTCAGGGGAGGTAAAGGACCTCAGTTCAGGCCTACAGCACAGGTAGTCAAGGGATCTATCTTTGATTCGCTGTATTCCGAAGTGCAGGGAGCAGTCATACTTGATCTTTTCGCCGGATCAGGTTCACTCGGTATCGAAGCGCTCAGCAGAGGAGCTTCCAGAGTCCGCTTCATAGAGCAGGACAGCACAGCGATCAGGGCTCTCAGGACGAATATCGAGAGGTGCCGGATAGAACCTGCCGCGGCGGAAGTAAGAAACGCCGACGCGGTGAAATTTCTTGAAAAAGCTATCAAGTCGGGGGATAACTACGATATCATATTAGCCGACCCTCCCTACGCTTCGCAGCTGGGGAAAAAACTCGCCGATATGATCAGTATCTCGAATAAGCCCGTCTGCAGATATTTTATAGTCGAGACTGGCCAGGAATTCGATATGGACGAGAAAGGTTCACTGGAAAAGATCAGGACAAGAAAATTCGGCCAGACGGTAATAACCTATTTAAGGTTTAAAGATATTGAGGATCGCGATCCAGAGTAA
- the pilQ gene encoding type IV pilus secretin PilQ — MLSVRKVALVVLAGLLLPCLSLSAGDRDSEVNDLKVIPGDGKVRIEISKSGDMEFKVFRMSDPERLVVDCIGAKYDLREIDNKQPNDIVSMIRTSQFQIDPVRISRIVVDLKKQVDYRMYEDGEIQVVELTGKENAGFASYTPVVKNDTPVEKPKVLSAASVGPVLPMIKPVDTGLDSGWQEAPVEEKVKETRVQQKADSPWVASDNRNNSANEVKVPAPVVGTPVNNETVPWSESYVRGAAPEGGGFGMGSKKITLDAQAADIKTVLRTISEFAGINIVAGKGVEGEVHVHIKDCPWQEALDVILKAHGYGYREEYGMIRVAELSTLLKEELEVQTAAKKQDDLLPLVTRIMYVNDSNAEELSSALAQMVSQRGSINVDPGSNSLIVVDIEKNVEQISEMVKKLDMKTFQVDINAKLVEIDVEASQELGINWGLLNLHKAGFGATGSAEVTSSIPVSAANMKFGMVRSWGELNAMIQTLEKTNRANIISNPRITTMDNREASILVGKEIPLIVADEAGNPVTELTKIGIILRVIPHVNADRTITLDLHPEVSELQSEATAQGGVIIAMAEADTRVVVSDGETAVIGGLIKKVETELVSGVPYLKDIPYLGRLFSSKSKIDKKTELVIFVTPTIVE, encoded by the coding sequence ATGCTGAGTGTACGTAAAGTTGCTCTGGTTGTTCTCGCTGGCCTGTTGTTGCCATGCCTGAGCCTTTCCGCCGGCGATCGTGATTCCGAGGTCAACGACCTCAAAGTCATTCCTGGCGACGGGAAGGTTAGGATCGAGATCAGCAAGTCCGGCGATATGGAGTTCAAAGTATTCAGGATGTCCGATCCTGAAAGGCTGGTCGTCGATTGCATCGGAGCGAAATATGACCTTCGGGAGATCGATAACAAACAGCCGAACGATATAGTATCGATGATCCGGACGAGCCAGTTCCAGATTGATCCGGTCCGTATAAGCAGGATAGTGGTTGATCTGAAAAAACAGGTCGACTACAGGATGTACGAAGATGGAGAGATCCAGGTCGTGGAACTGACCGGAAAAGAGAATGCTGGATTCGCATCCTATACTCCAGTGGTCAAGAACGATACTCCGGTTGAAAAACCGAAGGTGCTTTCGGCCGCGTCAGTGGGCCCCGTCCTTCCGATGATCAAACCGGTCGATACGGGTCTCGACAGTGGATGGCAGGAGGCGCCGGTCGAGGAAAAGGTAAAAGAAACCAGAGTCCAGCAGAAGGCCGACTCCCCATGGGTCGCTTCGGACAACAGGAACAATTCAGCAAATGAAGTAAAAGTTCCGGCTCCGGTCGTGGGGACTCCCGTCAACAATGAGACTGTCCCATGGTCTGAATCGTATGTCCGTGGAGCCGCTCCTGAAGGTGGCGGGTTCGGAATGGGTTCGAAAAAGATAACCCTGGATGCCCAGGCGGCTGATATAAAGACCGTGCTGAGGACTATCTCGGAATTTGCCGGCATCAATATAGTCGCCGGAAAAGGCGTTGAGGGAGAGGTCCATGTTCACATAAAAGATTGTCCATGGCAGGAAGCCCTCGATGTCATACTCAAGGCTCATGGTTACGGGTACAGGGAAGAATACGGAATGATAAGGGTAGCCGAGCTTTCCACTCTTCTCAAGGAAGAACTCGAAGTCCAGACTGCCGCGAAGAAGCAGGATGATCTGCTTCCCCTCGTAACGAGGATAATGTATGTCAATGATTCGAACGCTGAAGAACTCAGCAGCGCTCTGGCGCAGATGGTAAGCCAGAGAGGAAGCATCAATGTCGATCCGGGAAGCAATTCGCTGATCGTCGTCGATATAGAGAAGAATGTCGAGCAGATCTCGGAAATGGTGAAGAAGCTTGATATGAAGACATTCCAGGTCGATATCAACGCCAAACTTGTCGAGATAGATGTCGAAGCGTCGCAGGAGCTCGGAATAAACTGGGGACTTCTCAATCTGCACAAAGCTGGTTTTGGTGCGACTGGAAGCGCGGAAGTCACTTCTTCGATCCCGGTCTCAGCGGCGAACATGAAATTCGGTATGGTCAGGTCATGGGGTGAACTTAACGCGATGATCCAAACCCTCGAAAAGACGAACAGGGCGAATATCATCTCCAATCCCAGGATCACGACGATGGACAACAGGGAAGCGAGCATCCTTGTCGGTAAGGAGATCCCTTTGATCGTCGCCGATGAGGCAGGCAATCCTGTTACCGAGCTTACCAAGATCGGTATTATTCTCAGGGTAATACCTCATGTCAACGCCGACAGGACGATCACCCTTGATCTTCATCCCGAGGTCAGCGAGCTTCAGTCGGAAGCGACCGCCCAGGGCGGAGTAATAATCGCGATGGCCGAAGCTGACACAAGAGTGGTTGTAAGTGATGGGGAAACAGCCGTTATCGGTGGTCTTATAAAGAAGGTCGAGACTGAACTGGTCAGTGGCGTTCCCTACCTGAAAGATATCCCATACCTTGGAAGGCTTTTCTCGTCGAAATCAAAAATAGACAAGAAGACAGAACTGGTCATTTTTGTAACTCCGACGATAGTGGAATAA